The proteins below are encoded in one region of Oncorhynchus gorbuscha isolate QuinsamMale2020 ecotype Even-year linkage group LG01, OgorEven_v1.0, whole genome shotgun sequence:
- the tfdp1a gene encoding transcription factor Dp-1a isoform X1 produces MLDTAKIGFRLGRWKGFRPPLPLSSMPTKQPSKKQTKRVHSELVGDIRASLSPDRALLCSDRMMAKDVGLMETNGELKVFIDQNLSPSKGVLSLVAVHPASIPVAKQLLPKTLGLSNVNIAPHMVIGTPQRPSVSSAILVNSPHTPSSQFLTQSQPADASPWSSGKRGKKGEKNGKGLRHFSMKVCEKVQKKGVTSYNEVADELVAEFSAADNHISPNDSHVYDQKNIRRRVYDALNVLMAMNIISKEKKEIKWIGLPTNSAQECQNLEVERQRRLERIKQKQSQLQELILQQIAFKNLVQRNRQTEQQTNRPPPPNSLIHLPFIIVNTSKKTVIDCSISNDKFEYLFNFDSMFEIHDDIEVLKRMGMACGLEVGKCSPEDLKVARSLVPKALEPYVTEMAQGPISNVYITGGSSTNGGRHHGQGSDSGADGTLASSSNDSHYSGSRVETPVSYMGDDDEEDDYDENDDED; encoded by the exons GGATTtagacctcctcttcctctgtcctcgATGCCAACAAAACAGCCGTCGAAGAAGCAGACGAAAAGAGTGCACTC GGAACTCGTTGGTGACATCAGAGCTTCCCTTTCTCCAGACAGAGCCTTACTTTGTTCCGACAGGATGATGGCCAAAGAT GTTGGTCTGATGGAAACCAATGGAGAACTGAAGGTTTTTATTGACCAGAATCTGAGTCCTAGTAAAG GTGTCTTGTCTCTGGTTGCCGTCCATCCTGCATCCATCCCTGTGGCCAAACAACTACTGCCCAAAACACTGGGGCTCTCCAATGTCAACATTGCTCCACACATg GTTATTGGTACGCCCCAGAGGCCCAGTGTTTCCAGTGCCATACTGGTGAACAGCCCTCACACACCCAGCTCCCAGTTCCTCACACAGAGCCAGCCGGCCGACGCGTCGCCTTGGTCATCGGG GAAGCGTGGTAAGAAGGGGGAGAAGAATGGAAAGGGCCTGAGGCATTTCTCCATGAAGGTGTGTGAGAAGGTGCAAAAGAAGGGTGTCACCTCGTACAATGAGGTGGCAGATGAGCTGGTGGCGGAGTTCAGCGCTGCAGACAACCACATCTCCCCCAATGACTCT CATGTGTATGACCAGAAGAACATCCGTAGGCGTGTGTACGACGCACTCAATGTGCTTATGGCCATGAACATCATCTctaaagagaagaaagagatcaAGTGGATTGGTCTGCCCACCAACTCGGCCCAGGAATGCCAGAACCTAGAG GTGGAGAGACAAAGGCGACTGGAGAGAATCAAGCAGAAGCAGTCACAACTCCAAGAGCTTATATTACAG CAAATAGCCTTTAAGAACCTGGTGCAGCGGAACCGACAGACGGAACAGCAGACCAACAGACCTCCACCCCCCAACTCTCTCATCCACCTCCCCTTCATCATTGTCAACACTAGCAAGAAGACTGTCATCGACTGCAGCATCTCCAACGACAA GTTTGAGTACCTGTTCAACTTTGACAGCATGTTTGAGATCCACGATGACATTGAGGTGCTGAAGCGTATGGGCATGGCCTGTGGCCTGGAGGTGGGCAAGTGTTCCCCGGAGGACCTGAAGGTGGCACGTAGCCTGGTGCCCAAAGCCCTGGAGCCCTACGTCACAG AGATGGCCCAGGGCCCCATCAGTAACGTCTACATCACTGGAGGATCCTCCACCAACGGGGGGCGCCATCACGGCCAGGGCAG tgacAGTGGTGCAGATGGTACCCTGGCCTCCAGCTCTAATGACTCTCACTACAGCGGCTCCCGTGTTGAGACCCCTGTGTCGTACATGGGGGATGATGACGAGGAGGATGACTATGATGAGAATGACGATGAAGATTAA
- the tfdp1a gene encoding transcription factor Dp-1a isoform X2: MPTKQPSKKQTKRVHSELVGDIRASLSPDRALLCSDRMMAKDVGLMETNGELKVFIDQNLSPSKGVLSLVAVHPASIPVAKQLLPKTLGLSNVNIAPHMVIGTPQRPSVSSAILVNSPHTPSSQFLTQSQPADASPWSSGKRGKKGEKNGKGLRHFSMKVCEKVQKKGVTSYNEVADELVAEFSAADNHISPNDSHVYDQKNIRRRVYDALNVLMAMNIISKEKKEIKWIGLPTNSAQECQNLEVERQRRLERIKQKQSQLQELILQQIAFKNLVQRNRQTEQQTNRPPPPNSLIHLPFIIVNTSKKTVIDCSISNDKFEYLFNFDSMFEIHDDIEVLKRMGMACGLEVGKCSPEDLKVARSLVPKALEPYVTEMAQGPISNVYITGGSSTNGGRHHGQGSDSGADGTLASSSNDSHYSGSRVETPVSYMGDDDEEDDYDENDDED, from the exons ATGCCAACAAAACAGCCGTCGAAGAAGCAGACGAAAAGAGTGCACTC GGAACTCGTTGGTGACATCAGAGCTTCCCTTTCTCCAGACAGAGCCTTACTTTGTTCCGACAGGATGATGGCCAAAGAT GTTGGTCTGATGGAAACCAATGGAGAACTGAAGGTTTTTATTGACCAGAATCTGAGTCCTAGTAAAG GTGTCTTGTCTCTGGTTGCCGTCCATCCTGCATCCATCCCTGTGGCCAAACAACTACTGCCCAAAACACTGGGGCTCTCCAATGTCAACATTGCTCCACACATg GTTATTGGTACGCCCCAGAGGCCCAGTGTTTCCAGTGCCATACTGGTGAACAGCCCTCACACACCCAGCTCCCAGTTCCTCACACAGAGCCAGCCGGCCGACGCGTCGCCTTGGTCATCGGG GAAGCGTGGTAAGAAGGGGGAGAAGAATGGAAAGGGCCTGAGGCATTTCTCCATGAAGGTGTGTGAGAAGGTGCAAAAGAAGGGTGTCACCTCGTACAATGAGGTGGCAGATGAGCTGGTGGCGGAGTTCAGCGCTGCAGACAACCACATCTCCCCCAATGACTCT CATGTGTATGACCAGAAGAACATCCGTAGGCGTGTGTACGACGCACTCAATGTGCTTATGGCCATGAACATCATCTctaaagagaagaaagagatcaAGTGGATTGGTCTGCCCACCAACTCGGCCCAGGAATGCCAGAACCTAGAG GTGGAGAGACAAAGGCGACTGGAGAGAATCAAGCAGAAGCAGTCACAACTCCAAGAGCTTATATTACAG CAAATAGCCTTTAAGAACCTGGTGCAGCGGAACCGACAGACGGAACAGCAGACCAACAGACCTCCACCCCCCAACTCTCTCATCCACCTCCCCTTCATCATTGTCAACACTAGCAAGAAGACTGTCATCGACTGCAGCATCTCCAACGACAA GTTTGAGTACCTGTTCAACTTTGACAGCATGTTTGAGATCCACGATGACATTGAGGTGCTGAAGCGTATGGGCATGGCCTGTGGCCTGGAGGTGGGCAAGTGTTCCCCGGAGGACCTGAAGGTGGCACGTAGCCTGGTGCCCAAAGCCCTGGAGCCCTACGTCACAG AGATGGCCCAGGGCCCCATCAGTAACGTCTACATCACTGGAGGATCCTCCACCAACGGGGGGCGCCATCACGGCCAGGGCAG tgacAGTGGTGCAGATGGTACCCTGGCCTCCAGCTCTAATGACTCTCACTACAGCGGCTCCCGTGTTGAGACCCCTGTGTCGTACATGGGGGATGATGACGAGGAGGATGACTATGATGAGAATGACGATGAAGATTAA
- the tfdp1a gene encoding transcription factor Dp-1a isoform X3 yields MMAKDVGLMETNGELKVFIDQNLSPSKGVLSLVAVHPASIPVAKQLLPKTLGLSNVNIAPHMVIGTPQRPSVSSAILVNSPHTPSSQFLTQSQPADASPWSSGKRGKKGEKNGKGLRHFSMKVCEKVQKKGVTSYNEVADELVAEFSAADNHISPNDSHVYDQKNIRRRVYDALNVLMAMNIISKEKKEIKWIGLPTNSAQECQNLEVERQRRLERIKQKQSQLQELILQQIAFKNLVQRNRQTEQQTNRPPPPNSLIHLPFIIVNTSKKTVIDCSISNDKFEYLFNFDSMFEIHDDIEVLKRMGMACGLEVGKCSPEDLKVARSLVPKALEPYVTEMAQGPISNVYITGGSSTNGGRHHGQGSDSGADGTLASSSNDSHYSGSRVETPVSYMGDDDEEDDYDENDDED; encoded by the exons ATGATGGCCAAAGAT GTTGGTCTGATGGAAACCAATGGAGAACTGAAGGTTTTTATTGACCAGAATCTGAGTCCTAGTAAAG GTGTCTTGTCTCTGGTTGCCGTCCATCCTGCATCCATCCCTGTGGCCAAACAACTACTGCCCAAAACACTGGGGCTCTCCAATGTCAACATTGCTCCACACATg GTTATTGGTACGCCCCAGAGGCCCAGTGTTTCCAGTGCCATACTGGTGAACAGCCCTCACACACCCAGCTCCCAGTTCCTCACACAGAGCCAGCCGGCCGACGCGTCGCCTTGGTCATCGGG GAAGCGTGGTAAGAAGGGGGAGAAGAATGGAAAGGGCCTGAGGCATTTCTCCATGAAGGTGTGTGAGAAGGTGCAAAAGAAGGGTGTCACCTCGTACAATGAGGTGGCAGATGAGCTGGTGGCGGAGTTCAGCGCTGCAGACAACCACATCTCCCCCAATGACTCT CATGTGTATGACCAGAAGAACATCCGTAGGCGTGTGTACGACGCACTCAATGTGCTTATGGCCATGAACATCATCTctaaagagaagaaagagatcaAGTGGATTGGTCTGCCCACCAACTCGGCCCAGGAATGCCAGAACCTAGAG GTGGAGAGACAAAGGCGACTGGAGAGAATCAAGCAGAAGCAGTCACAACTCCAAGAGCTTATATTACAG CAAATAGCCTTTAAGAACCTGGTGCAGCGGAACCGACAGACGGAACAGCAGACCAACAGACCTCCACCCCCCAACTCTCTCATCCACCTCCCCTTCATCATTGTCAACACTAGCAAGAAGACTGTCATCGACTGCAGCATCTCCAACGACAA GTTTGAGTACCTGTTCAACTTTGACAGCATGTTTGAGATCCACGATGACATTGAGGTGCTGAAGCGTATGGGCATGGCCTGTGGCCTGGAGGTGGGCAAGTGTTCCCCGGAGGACCTGAAGGTGGCACGTAGCCTGGTGCCCAAAGCCCTGGAGCCCTACGTCACAG AGATGGCCCAGGGCCCCATCAGTAACGTCTACATCACTGGAGGATCCTCCACCAACGGGGGGCGCCATCACGGCCAGGGCAG tgacAGTGGTGCAGATGGTACCCTGGCCTCCAGCTCTAATGACTCTCACTACAGCGGCTCCCGTGTTGAGACCCCTGTGTCGTACATGGGGGATGATGACGAGGAGGATGACTATGATGAGAATGACGATGAAGATTAA
- the LOC124021437 gene encoding protein-lysine methyltransferase METTL21C-like isoform X1, with the protein METYSTAKQSDQEVPKKERTDGEPGENRDEEETMENGTTGEGKQWFPNLNMVSDCKQMAREALDRLNVWEQSVYYTLGKESFFIAGHEICIRESLDSYGALIWPGAVALSQFLANNRQQVNLLDKAVLEIGAGTGLLSIVASLLGAWVTATDLPEILPNLTFNLSRNSKSRCRYTPQVRALTWGQDLERDFPCTSCRYDYVLAADVVYHHDYLEELLATMRHFCRPASGTTLLWANKVRFQSDLRFKESFESCFSTTLLTELKEGDVRIYKATARE; encoded by the exons ATGGAGACTTACTCTACAGCCaaacagtctgaccaggaggttcccaagaaagaaaggacagatgGAGAGCCTGGTGAGAACAGGGACGAAGAAGAGACAATGGAAAATGGAACAACAGGTGAAGGCAAGCAGTGGTTTCCTAACCTTAACA TGGTGTCTGACTGTAAGCAGATGGCCAGGGAGGCGTTGGACAGACTGAACGTCTGGGAGCAAAGTGTTTACTACACCCTGGGAAAAGAGTCCTTCTTCATTGCTGGTCATGAAATCTGCATCCGAGAGTCTCTGGACTCCTACGGCGCCCTCATCTGGCCGGGG gcggtAGCTCTAAGTCAGTTCCTGGCGAATAACCGGCAGCAGGTGAATCTCCTGGATAAAGCAGTTCTGGAGATCGGGGCAGGCACAGGCTTACTGTCTATTGTGGCGAGTCTACTGG GAGCCTGGGTAACGGCCACCGACCTGCCCGAAATCCTTCCCAACCTGACCTTTAACCTCTCTCGTAACTCCAAGAGCCGCTGCCGCTACACGCCCCAGGTGAGGGCCCTCACCTGGGGTCAAGACCTCGAGAGAGACTTCCCCTGCACTTCCTGTCGCTACGACTATGTTCTGGCAGCCGATGTGGTGTATCACCACGACTACCTGGAGGAGCTGCTGGCGACCATGCGCCACTTCTGCAGACCAGCAAGTGGCACCACGCTCCTGTGGGCCAATAAGGTGAGGTTTCAGTCAGACCTGAGGTTTAAGGAGAGCTTTGAGAGTTGTTTTAGTACGACGCTGCTGACAGAGCTGAAGGAGGGGGACGTGAGGATCTATAAGGCCACTGCACGGGAgtga
- the LOC124021437 gene encoding protein-lysine methyltransferase METTL21C-like isoform X2, translated as METYSTAKQSDQEVPKKERTDGEPGENRDEEETMENGTTVVSDCKQMAREALDRLNVWEQSVYYTLGKESFFIAGHEICIRESLDSYGALIWPGAVALSQFLANNRQQVNLLDKAVLEIGAGTGLLSIVASLLGAWVTATDLPEILPNLTFNLSRNSKSRCRYTPQVRALTWGQDLERDFPCTSCRYDYVLAADVVYHHDYLEELLATMRHFCRPASGTTLLWANKVRFQSDLRFKESFESCFSTTLLTELKEGDVRIYKATARE; from the exons ATGGAGACTTACTCTACAGCCaaacagtctgaccaggaggttcccaagaaagaaaggacagatgGAGAGCCTGGTGAGAACAGGGACGAAGAAGAGACAATGGAAAATGGAACAACAG TGGTGTCTGACTGTAAGCAGATGGCCAGGGAGGCGTTGGACAGACTGAACGTCTGGGAGCAAAGTGTTTACTACACCCTGGGAAAAGAGTCCTTCTTCATTGCTGGTCATGAAATCTGCATCCGAGAGTCTCTGGACTCCTACGGCGCCCTCATCTGGCCGGGG gcggtAGCTCTAAGTCAGTTCCTGGCGAATAACCGGCAGCAGGTGAATCTCCTGGATAAAGCAGTTCTGGAGATCGGGGCAGGCACAGGCTTACTGTCTATTGTGGCGAGTCTACTGG GAGCCTGGGTAACGGCCACCGACCTGCCCGAAATCCTTCCCAACCTGACCTTTAACCTCTCTCGTAACTCCAAGAGCCGCTGCCGCTACACGCCCCAGGTGAGGGCCCTCACCTGGGGTCAAGACCTCGAGAGAGACTTCCCCTGCACTTCCTGTCGCTACGACTATGTTCTGGCAGCCGATGTGGTGTATCACCACGACTACCTGGAGGAGCTGCTGGCGACCATGCGCCACTTCTGCAGACCAGCAAGTGGCACCACGCTCCTGTGGGCCAATAAGGTGAGGTTTCAGTCAGACCTGAGGTTTAAGGAGAGCTTTGAGAGTTGTTTTAGTACGACGCTGCTGACAGAGCTGAAGGAGGGGGACGTGAGGATCTATAAGGCCACTGCACGGGAgtga